The Cellulomonas flavigena DSM 20109 DNA segment GCGACGGGGACACAGGACACGTCGACGTACGTCGTGACGACGGCGCACCGGCGGGGACTGGAGCCCCGGGAGCTCGCGCGTGCGTCGACGGCGCAGGTCGAGGCCGGCCTCGCCGCCCTCGGGATCGACGTGCACGCCTTCACGCGCGACGAGGACGCGTTCACCAAGGCCGTCCTGCAGTTCTTCGAGGGCCTGTACACGTCCGGCAAGCTCGAGCTCCGGACGATGGCGTTCCCCTACAACCCGGCCACCGGAGCCTTCCTCGCCGACGGCTTCGCGCGGGGAGGCTGTCCCCACTGCCTCGCCGCCGGGTGCGCAGGTCTTTGCGAGAGCTGTGGTCACGTGATCGCGGCCGGGGACCTCATCGACCCGGTCGACGCGCTCGACCCGACGGCGCCCGTCGAGCTGCGCGACGTCGACGTCCTGGTGCTGCCGCTCGAGCGGTACCGCGCCAGGATCCGCGAGCACCTCGCGCAGCACGGCGGCTCGATGCGCCCGCACATGGCACAGGCCGTCGCCGAGATGCTCTCCCACCCGCTCGCGGACCTGCCGGTCACCTTCCCGGTCTCCTGGGGCATCCCGGCTCCCTTCCCCGAGGTGTCCGGTCAGTCGATCAACCCCAACGCCGAGCCTGCCGCGTGGAGCATCTACTGCGGGGCGGTCGCGGCCGAGGCGAGCGGCACCGTGGGCCCGGGGGACGACGCGCTGTGGCGCTCCGACGCGGACACCCGGGTCGTCTACTTCCTGGGTTTCGACAACACCTACCCGTTCGCGATCGGCGCGGTCGCCATGCTGCTGGCCACCGACGGCCGTCACCTCGTGCCGGCCGACTTCCTCACCAACGAGTTCTACGAGCTCGACAGCGCGAAGTTCTCGACGAGCCGAGGCCACGTGGTGTGGGCGAGCGACCTCGTCAGGACGGTGTCGCGCGACCTGGTGCGGTTCCACCTCGCCGCGACGAGCCCCGAGAGCCAGCGCACCGACTTCACGCACGCGGCGCTCGCCCGCGTGACGTCCGCGCGCCTCGTCGAGCCGTGGAACCGTGTGGTCGACCGGATGGACGCCCTGCGCAACGCGCGGAGCCTGCCGGTGTCGCCACGCTCACGCCTGGCGGCGCAGCGCATCCGGTCGCGGTTCGCCGCCTGCTACGAGCTCGAGCACTTCAGCCTCACGCGCGCGGCCGACGTGCTCGCCGAGCAGCTGGCCAGGCTGGCCGCGTGGGACCTCGCCGCTCATGACGCCGGCGACTTCTGCCACGAGGTCGAGGTCGTCCTGCGGTGCGCCGCGCCCCTCCTGGTCGACCTCTCGCAGCAGGCGCTGGCGGACGTCTCGTTCCCCGACGGCGCCGGCCCGTCGACCGCCGAGCCGCTGAGCCTGCCGCGTCTCGTCGGGAGGCTCGGCTGACATGGCCACCACCGGCTCCGCGCCGACCCTGCCACCGCGCGGTGCGCGCTCGGCCACGCGACGGCACGTCGTGGTGGTGGGCGCCGGTGTCACCGGGCTCCTCACGGCCATGGGTGCCGCCACCCAGGGGCATCGCGTGACGCTCCTGGACCGGGGCGCGGTGCCGGACGAGGGGTCGACCTCCTTCGACCGTCACCGTGTGGTCCGTGCTCTGGATCCCGGCGACCTGCGACGCAGTCGTCGCGACGCCCGCCTGCGGAGTCTGTGGCTCGACCTGGAGGACAGGCTGCGGACGTACGAGAGCGAGGGTCTCGTACGCCGCACCGGCGTGCTGACCGGGTGGGACGCCGACGACGCCCGGCGCGCCGAGGCGGCTGCGGCCCGTGCGGGGATCGTCGTCACCCGGGTGCCGACCGATCACTACCCCGAGCTCGGGACCGCCCCGGACGCCGACGTGCTGCTCGAGACCGAGGCGGGCGTCGTCCTCGCGGACCGCGCCCTGGTCGCGGCGGCGCGGTGGCTGGCCGCGTGCCCGGAGGTGACGATCCTGGCCGGGGTCGAGGTCACCCGTGTCGACGCGTCCACCGGGACCGTGCACGGGGTCGACGGTCCCGTCGCCCGGGGCGACCTCACGCTCGTGGCGTGCGGGCCCTGGTCCGGCGCCCTGGTGGGCGTCCCTGTCCAGCTGCACCGCCAGACGATGGCCTACCTGCGACCGCCGGCCGGGCTGCGCGACTGGTGGCGCGGCGCACCGGTCGCGGGTCGTCTGGGCGTCGACGCACGCGGCTGGGTCGTCCCAGCGGTCGGCGGTTCCTCGATCAAGGTCAGCACCGACGCCGTGCGACGCACGGTCTCCTCGACCGACTGGGACGCGGACGCCGACGAGTCCGTCTGGTGCGAGCGGATCCTGCGTTCCGGTGCGGTCCGCCGCCTGGGCGACTACACGGTGACATCCGTCCGCCGCTGCCACTACGCGACGTCCGACCACGGAGACGCCCTCGGCCTGGCGCGCCTCGGCCCCGGGGTGTGGTCGCGCGTCGCCAGCGGGCCCGACGGCTTCCGC contains these protein-coding regions:
- a CDS encoding class I tRNA ligase family protein, whose protein sequence is MNGTTLVISPAPTANGDLHLGHVAGPFLAADVHTRYLRATGRRALLATGTQDTSTYVVTTAHRRGLEPRELARASTAQVEAGLAALGIDVHAFTRDEDAFTKAVLQFFEGLYTSGKLELRTMAFPYNPATGAFLADGFARGGCPHCLAAGCAGLCESCGHVIAAGDLIDPVDALDPTAPVELRDVDVLVLPLERYRARIREHLAQHGGSMRPHMAQAVAEMLSHPLADLPVTFPVSWGIPAPFPEVSGQSINPNAEPAAWSIYCGAVAAEASGTVGPGDDALWRSDADTRVVYFLGFDNTYPFAIGAVAMLLATDGRHLVPADFLTNEFYELDSAKFSTSRGHVVWASDLVRTVSRDLVRFHLAATSPESQRTDFTHAALARVTSARLVEPWNRVVDRMDALRNARSLPVSPRSRLAAQRIRSRFAACYELEHFSLTRAADVLAEQLARLAAWDLAAHDAGDFCHEVEVVLRCAAPLLVDLSQQALADVSFPDGAGPSTAEPLSLPRLVGRLG
- a CDS encoding FAD-dependent oxidoreductase; translated protein: MATTGSAPTLPPRGARSATRRHVVVVGAGVTGLLTAMGAATQGHRVTLLDRGAVPDEGSTSFDRHRVVRALDPGDLRRSRRDARLRSLWLDLEDRLRTYESEGLVRRTGVLTGWDADDARRAEAAAARAGIVVTRVPTDHYPELGTAPDADVLLETEAGVVLADRALVAAARWLAACPEVTILAGVEVTRVDASTGTVHGVDGPVARGDLTLVACGPWSGALVGVPVQLHRQTMAYLRPPAGLRDWWRGAPVAGRLGVDARGWVVPAVGGSSIKVSTDAVRRTVSSTDWDADADESVWCERILRSGAVRRLGDYTVTSVRRCHYATSDHGDALGLARLGPGVWSRVASGPDGFRTAPIAAEQVLRELRPTPPPTAPRTRKQAS